CGGCTGCGACCTCGTTCCGCTTGATCTCGGCCTTCTGGTACTGCGGGATTTCTTTTAATCGTGCTACGAATTCGTTGATCACCCTGCGGGAATTGAGCTCGTCCGTTCCGTCATGGCAAAGGCGCCTCAAAGCGATCTCTTCGGGCACTTTCAACTTTACTGTGCCGTCAGGTTCGGTCGTGTAGGTAGTTCCTAAACCCTTCAACCCGATCATCAAATCGATATCGTCCAATTCCTTGATCTTCGTGCGGCGCGTGAAGGAACCGTAATGAAGATTTATCTGAGGGTACAGGGCCGGGAACTCGGCGCCGTCCTCTGGCCAGCCGCTGATCTGCCGGAGCAGCCAATCCCGGCTATCCCGTGCTCTTTTGACGACTGCTTGGTCGAGGTTTATCGAATCCCGCAACAGCTGGTCGATTGCGGCAACAGCGGTTTTCGCCATGTGGATTGCCCCAGGGGTAGAGGCCAGCGTGTGACTGAAATGGCAGACGTCTTTCGAAGTTTTGCGCTTTGCCAGCGCGCTCGCAAGTGGCACTAAATACGCGGCGCAGTGATCGACAGCTTACTAGCTAGCAAGCACCAGCGCGTCCGCGATGCCGGGAAGCACGCTCCCGAGCCTCCCCTCCACCTTGGCGGCGGCGAGGTCATCGGCGCGGGTGGGACCGATGTTGATGATGGCGATGGGGACGCCCTCCTTCTCGGCGCGGTAGATGAAGCGGCGCCCGGAGTAGACGGTGAGCGACGAACCGGCCACCAGGAGGACGTCGCCCTCTTCGAAGAGGCTCCATGCGTCCTGCACGCGCTCCGCAGGGACGTTCTCGCCAAAGAAGACGACATCCGGCTTCACCACGCCGCCGCACGCCTCGCACGCGGGAACGCGGAAGCTCTCCACCACCGATGCGGAAAGATCCGCGTCGCCATCGGGCGCCACCTCGATTCCGCGCAGCCGGTCCATCCACTCCCCGTTCAGCGACCGAAGCCGCTCCTGGTGCTCGTCGCGCGGGGTGACGCGGCCGCACGACAGGCAGCGCACCCACGCCAGCGAGCCGTGCAGCTCCACCACGCGCCGGCTGCCGGCTTCCTGGTGGAGCCCGTCCACGTTCTGGGTGATGATCCCGCGCACGAGGCCGCCCTCTTCCAGCCGCGCCAGCGCGTGGTGCGCCGCGTTCGGCCGCGCGGAGGCGATGCGGGCCCAGCCGGCCGTGCTGCGCGCCCAGTAGCGCACGCGCGCCGCCTCACTGCGCACGAACTCCTGGTACTGGATGGGGGTGCGGGTGCGCTGGATGTTCTCCGGGCTCCGGTAGTCGGGGATGCCGGATTCCGTGCTGCACCCCGCCCCCGCCAGCACCACGATGCGCCGGCCGCGGAGCAGGTCGAGCATGGGTTCCAGCGCGGGTGTCTGCGAGGTGACGATCATCGATTCAGCTTCCACAACGATGCTGGTGAGGGTGATGCGTTCGGTACTCTCGCGAGGCGCCGCCGTTCCGCATACCATGCTGCATAGGTGCGTGCCCGTGGCCGGACCGCGGCACATGCGCAGGGCACGGGCAGCCACGCGGGGCTGCCCCTACAAGAAGGGGTTGGTGTGGTCGATGTGGGGCGGCGCAACGCGGGGCACGGGCGCGATAAATCGCGCCCCTACGGGTCGGGGTGACGGGGGGCGGTGAAATCGCGCCGACGGATCGGGGCGAATGGCGGAGGTCGAGGCGTGGCGGGGGAGGGCAGACACGCAGGTCTGCCCCTACGGGTGGCGGTGCGAAGGGCGGAGGAGAGGGCGGATCTTCGCGCCGAGTCCGCGAAGGCGGACTTTGTGCTGTTGTTGCAGCGAGTTCACTCGCCCATCTTACAGGCCCGCTCCTTGCCCCACCTACCCCCGCAATGACACCCTACCCGGACATCCGCGCATTCCTGACGCCGCGCCAGTTGGCCGCGGCGCGGGAGGTGGTGCGGCGGGTGAGGGGGGAGGTCGATGCGGAGCTGTGGCGCGTCTTCCTCTTCGGATCGCGGGCGAGGAGGGAGGCGCGGCCGGATTCCGACGTCGATCTGCTGCTGGTGTTCAAGCGGCTGCCGCCGGACAGGGAGCCGCAGGCGGGGGAGGCGGAGGACATCGCGGAGGAGGTGGCGGAGCGGAGCGGGGTGCCGGTGACGGTGTGGTCCGTGTCGCTGCCGGACCTGGAGCGCGGGCGCCGCACGCCGATGCTGGTGGACGCGCTGGACGACGGCATCCCGCTCTGGCCGGAGGGCGGCGCGCCGCTCCACCTTCCGTTCACCCGCGAGGACGCCGTGTGGTGCACCGGGTGCCTCCTGGACCGTGTGGCCGAGGGCGGCGCTGAAGTCCCCGCGCTCCTCCGCGTGGGCGACGTCGAGGGCGCGGCGCGGCGGGTGCGCGACGACGTGGTGCGGCTGTGCACCGCGCTGCTGCTCCTGCACGGCGAGACGCGGCCGAGGCGAGGGGAGGCGGTGCGACGCATTCCATCCCGCGATCCGGTGCTGCGCTGGGCGGCGGAGGCGTGGGGGCCGCCGGGGCACGAGGAGGACGCGCCCGTGCCGCCGCCGCCGGGGGGCTTCGGCGCGGCGTTCGCGGTGGTGGAGCGGCTGCGCGGTGAGGTCGTGCGCGGACGCGGCAGGCTGGTGGAGCGGGCGCGAAGCTTGCGGGATCATGCGGTGTATTACTCGCCGGACCGCCCCATCCGCGCAGCATCCGGAGCGGGCCAGACGGCACCTCGATCACCCCGAGTGCAACCATGAAGCTGATCCAGACGGACGGGCGCCAGCGGCGTACGCTGTCGGCCGTGTTCACCGTGACGTTCGTGCTGAGCATCCTGCTCACCGCGTTCTTCCAGACGCAGGTGGTGAGCGGAAAGCAGTTCGCCATCCGCGCGGAGGAGAACCGGCTGCGGCCCATCGTGATCCCCGCGCCGCGCGGCACCATCGTGGACCGCAACGGCGAGGTGGTGGCCACCAGCCTGACCGCCTACTCCGTCGCCGTCCTCCCGGGCGACTCCAGCGTCATCCGCACCACGCTCCGCGACCTGATGCCCTTTCTGGGCCTCGCGGAGGCGGACGTGGAGGATATGATGCGGAGGCGCAACGGGCGCCCGCACGACCTGCTGGAGATCACCAACCGCGCCACGTACTCGCAGGCCGCCGCCATCGAGGAGCGCCGCGCCGCGTTCCCTAACCTCCTGGTGGTGGAGCGGCCGCAGCGCTACTACCCGGCTGGGCCGGCCATCGGCCACATGATCGGCTACGTGACCGAGATCACCAAGGAGCAGCTGGAGCTTCCCGAGTACAAGGAGGCCGGCTACCGGCAGGGGCGGCTGATCGGCCAGGCGGGGATGGAGAAGCAGTACGAGCTTCAGCTCACCGGCGAGGACGGCGCGCGCTACGTGGAGGTGGACGCCAAGGGGCGCGTGGTGAACCCCACTTCGTCCGTCGGCGCGCTGGCGCCCAAGCCGGGCGGGCAGCTCAAGCTTACCATCGACCTGGCGCTGCAGCAGTACGTGCACGAGATCTTCCCGGACACCATGAACGGCGCCGTGGTGGCGATGGTGCCGTCGACCGGCGAGATCCTGGCGCTGTACAGCAACCCGACGTACGACCCGAACTCCTTCGTGGGGCGCATTCCGCCGGTGCTGTGGAAGGAGCTGAACACCGACCCGCGCAAGCCGCTCCTCAACCGCGCCATCAACGCCATCTACCCGCCCGCATCCACCTGGAAGCTGGCGACGGCGGTGATGGGGGTGCAGCGCGGGCTGGTGACGGGCACCACGCACATGCCCATCGCGTGCACGGGCGGCATGGCGTACATGGGGCGCTACGCCCGATGCCACTACGCCCGCGGCCACGGAAACCTGGACCTGGCGCACGCCATCGAGAAGAGCTGCAACGTGTACTTCTACCAGCTCGGCATCCGCATGGGGCTGGAGACGCTACTGGCGGAAGGGACGCGGATGGGCTTCAACCGCAAGACCGGGATCGACATTCCGGGAGAGGTGCGGCCCATCTTCCCGCGCAGCGTGGCGGCCCTGCGCAGGCGGCAGGGGCACGTGGCGCCGTCGGAGATCATGAGCTTCGCCATCGGGCAGGGCGCCAACTCGCAGACGGTCATCAACATGGCGCAATTCTACGCCGCCATGGCGGGCAACGGCACCGGCATCGCCCCGCACCTGGTGGTCAACGACGAGAACTCGAAGCGCCAGTCGATCGACCTGCGGCTGGACACCAAGGGGCTGGAGTCAATCTGGAGCGGGCTGCAGCTGGTGACGGAGGAGGACGGCACGGCGGTGCAGAGCTCGCTGGAGCGCTACAAGCTCTACGGCAAGACGGGGACGGCGCAGAACAAGCCGAATCCGGACCACGGCTGGTTCGTGGGCTTCGCGGGCGTGCCCGGCAAGGAGCCGGAGATCGTGGTGGCGACCATCGTGGAGTTCGGCCTGCACGGCGACGCGGCGGCGCCGCTGGCGTCCAAGATCGCCAACTTCTACCTGGACCGGAAGCACGGGCACCCCTTCGACCCCATCCCCACCTGGGGCGAGCGGATCCGCGCGGGACGAGTGTGGAAGTTCGATCCGAACGGGCGCACGCTCACGCCTCCGGGCGGCACGCCCAGGCCGCAGCCGACCGAGCGCACCATCCCCGGACCGGGCTGAGCGGCGCGCGCGCATGAAAACGGAGCGGCGGAGGCCCGGGCTTCCGCCGCTTTGCTTTGGGTTGACGGCGCCGGGGGGCGCGCGCCAAGTTGTCGTGCTTCGAACCGCATCCTTGTAACAGCGGTTTCACACAGAGACACAGAGACACAGAGGAAGAACGGCAGAGGGGTTTTCTGCGGCTTTCCGTTCTTCTCCGCGGTCTCCGTGTGAAATGCTGTTGGAACTTTGGCATTCATGGCAAGCAAGACCAAGTCGCCCCCCGCCGCCGCGATCCCGCACGGGCTCACACGCGAGCAGCTCCTGGAGATGTACCGGCTGGTGCGGCTCACCCGCTCGCTGGAGGAGAAGCTCGAGAACCTCTTCCGGCAGAGCAAGGTGGTGGGGGGGCTCTTCCGCTCGCTGGGGCAGGAGGGCGAGTCGGTGGCATCGGCGTTCGCGCTGCGGCGCCGCACGGACGGTACGGGCGACATGCTCTCGCCGCTGATCCGCAACCTGGGCTCCATGATCACCGTGGGCGCCACGCCGGCCGAGGTGGTGCGGCAGTACATGGCCAAGGGCGACTCGCCGGCGCGCGGCAAGGAGCTGAACATCCACTTCACCGACTACCAGCGCGGCTTCATCGGGCAGATCTCGCCGCTGGGCGACCTGGTGCCGGTGATGGCGGGGGTGACGCTCACCTTCAAGCAGCGCGGCGAGGACCGGGTGGGGATGGTCTACATCGGCGACGGCGCCACCTCCACCGGCGCCTTCCACGAGGGGATCAACTTCGCGGCCGTGCAGCGCTGCCCGCTGGTGGTGATCGTGGAGAACAACCAGTGGGCCTACACCACCCCCACCCGCCTGCAGACCGCCGCCAAGTCGTTCGTCGACAAGGCGCCCGGCTATGGCGTGGCGGCGGAGAAGGTAGACGGCAACGACATGCTGGCCGTCTACGGTGCCGCGAAACGCGCCGTGGACCGCGCGCGCGCCGGCGAGGGGGTCACGCTCATCGAGGTGATGACGTACCGCCGCAAGGGCCACGCGCAGCACGACAACCAGAGCTACGTCGACCCGGCCGAGATCGACCGCTGGGCCGCGACCAACGACCCGATCGACCGCTACATCGTGGCGCTCAAGGAGAACGGCTGGGCGACGGCCGACGAGCTGCGTGCCATCGACGAGCGGATCGACGCGGAGCTGGACGCCACCATCGCCGAAGCCGAGACGTCGCCCCTCCCGGAGCCGGAGGAGGCGCTGACCGACGTGTACGCGGACGGGCCGGTGCGTGCCCCCTGGACGCGCCACACCCCCGCCGACCCCACCCAGGCCTGAGCACTTCGATGTCGACCGTGGTCAACGAGAAGCCGGAAGCGGCCCGCATGTCCGAGCAGGGCAAGCCCGTCACCCTGCTGGAGGCGATCCGCGAGGGGATCTGGGAAGAGATGGAGCGCGACGAGCGCGTCTTCCTGATGGGCGAGGACATCGGGGCGTACGGCGGCGCCTTCAAGGTCACCGAGGGGATGCAGCAGTACTTCGGCGCCCCGCGCGTGATCGACACCCCCATCTCCGAGATCGGCTTCACGGGGGCGGCGGCCGGCGCGGCGCACGTGGGGATGCGCCCGGTGATTGAGATGCAGTTCATCGACTTCATCTCGTGCGCGTACGACATGATCACCAACTACGTGGCCACGTCGCGCTACCGGGGCTCCGGCCCGCAGCCCATCGTCATCCGCGGCCCGTCCGGCGGATACGTGCGCGGGGGCCCGTTCCACTCGCAGAACCCGGAAGCTGCTTTCTTTCACACGCCGGGCCTCAAGATCGTGTACCCGGCCACCGCGCGCGACGCCAAGGGCCTCATCAAGGCCGCCATCCGCGACGACGACCCGGTGCTCTTCTTCGAGCACAAGTGGCTGTACCGCCGCCCGCAGCTTCGCGAGGTGCTCCCGGCGGAGGACTACATCGTCCCCATCGGCAAGGCGCGCACGCACCGCGAGGGGAAGGACCTCACCATCGTCACCTACGCTGCGATGGTGCACAAGAGCGAGGAAGCGGCCGAGATCCTGGAAAAGGAGGACGGCCTGTCGGTGGAGATCATCGACCTGCGCACCCTCCTGCCGCTGGACGAGGACGCGATCCTGGAGTCGGTCAGGAAGACGAACCGCCTCCTGGTCGTCCACGAGGACACCCGCACCGGCGGCATCGCCGGCGAGATCGCGATGCGGGTGAACGAGAAGGCCTTCGAGTGGCTGGACGCGCCCATCCTGCGCGTCACGGCCCTCGACGCCCCCATCCCGTACTCCCCGCCGCTGGAGGACTACTTCCTCCCGCAGACGGAGGACATCGTGAAGGCGGCGCGGCACCTGGCGAACTACTAGTCCTAAGTGCTAAGTGCTAAGTGCTAACCGACCTGCAGTTCAGCACTTAGCACTTAGCACTTCACCACTCGGCACTTACTAACCTGCACCGTACCGGATCTAAACCATGGCCCGTATCGAAGTCCCGATGCCCCAGATGGGCGAGTCCATCGCCGAGGGCACCGTGTCGGTGTGGCTCAAGAAGGTGGGCGACAAGGTGGAGCGCGACGAGCCCATCATGGAGATCGCCACCGACAAGGTGGACGCCGAGATCCCGTCCCCCGCGGCCGGCATCCTCACCGAGGTCGTGGTGCAGGAAGGCCAGACCGTGGAGGTGGGGACCATCGTCGCGTACATCGAGACGGACGTGAACGCGGCCGCCGGTGCCGCTGCTTCGGCCCCTGCGCCCGCCGCGGCGGGCGAGCCCGCGGCCGGCGTCCCCGGCGAGACGGCGACCACGCTCCCCGAGTCCTCCGTGGGCCAGCCGGAGACGGGCGGCGGCGCGGGGGCTCCCGCGGACGGCCGCTCGGCTTCCGAGGACCCGGCTCCAATGGCGCCCGCCCACGACGGCGGTCCCGAGACGGCGGAGGAGCGCCTGCGCCGCAAGAGCACGCCGCTCGTCCGCAAGATCGCCGCGGAGCACGGGGTGGAGGTCAGCGCCGTTCCCGGCACCGGGCGCGCGGGCCGCGTCACCAAGGACGACATACTGCGCTTCGTGGAGGAGAAGGCGTCGGCTCCGGTCGCCGCGCCCAGCGCGCAGCCCGCGACCGCTGGCGCCGCGCCGGCCCAGCAGCCGCCCAAGCGCCCCGCCGCGCCGCGCGAGGACGGCGAGGGCTTCGGATGGGACGAGTTCTACACGCGCGTGGAGCACCCGGCCGTCACCGCCGGGCCCAACGACCGCGTGGAGCCGATGAGCCGCATCACGCAGATCATCGCGCAGAACATGGTGCTCTCGCGGCGCATCTCGCCGCACGTGCACTCTTACTTCGAGGTGGACTACTCGCGGATCGACCAGGTGCGCGCCAAGTCGAAGCGCGCCTGGGCCGAGGCGGGGGTCAAGGTCACCTACACGCACTTCATCGCGAAGGCGGTGGCGCAGGCGCTGCGCGAGCATCCCAAGCTCAACGCCACCATCAGCGGCACGGACGTCATCTACCGCGCCGACGTGAACGTGGGGATCGCCGTGGCCATCGAGAACGGGCTGATCGTGCCCGTGGTGCGCGGCGCGGACGACCTGTCGCTCGTGGGGCTGGCGCGCCGCATCAACGACCTGGCGACGCGCGCGCGCAACCGCCAGCTCAAGCCGGAAGAGATCCAGGGCGGCACCTTCACCATCACCAACCCGGGAATCTTTGGCACCACCATCGGCTTCCCCATCATCAACCAGCCGCAGGTGGCCATCATGGGCGTCGGCGGCGTGGAGATGCGCCCGGCCGTGGTGACGGACGAGTTCGGAAGCCACGCGATCGTCGCCCGCAAGCGCGGCTTCATCTCCCTCGGCTACGACCACCGCCTGGTCAACGGCGCGGACGGCGACCAGTTCCTCGCCCGCGTCAAGGAGCTGATGGAGAGCGCCAGCGAGAACGGCTGAGCGGCTCCGGCGGATGGGTGTGCGGGAGGCCGGCGCGGGTGCGCCGGCCTCCCGTTTCGCTTGTGCGCCGCGCCGTTCGTGTTTATCCTTTGGGACCCGCCGCCGGGCTCCCGCCGGAGCCAGCTTCCTCATTCTTCCGTGAGAGACCCATCCAGATGAACGATTTCACCACGCCGTTTCCAGCGGTATCCGGGCTCGACGCCGCGCGGCGTCAGACCTTCATCTCGCGCACCTACAAGCACCTCCTTGTCGCCATCCTGGGCTTCGCGGCGGTGGAGACGTTCTTCTTCCGCGCCGGCCTCGCCTACCCGATGGCGCAGGCAATGCTCGGGGTGAGCTGGCTGCTGGTGATCGGCGGCCTGATGGTGGCCGGGTGGCTGTTCAGCGGGATGGCCGCGCGCTCGGAGTCGAAGGCGGGCCAGTACGCGGCGCTCGCCGGCTACGTGGTGGCCGAGGCCATCTTCTTCGTCCCGCTCCTGGTGATCGCCGAGTACTCCGCGCCGGGTGCCATCGGCAGCGCGGCCGTGGCGACGCTGGTGGGCTTCGCGGGGCTGACGTTGGTGGCCATGTACAGCGGCAAGGACTTCACCTTCCTGGGCAGCGCGCTGCGCTGGATGGGTGTGTCTGCGCTGGTGCTGATCGTGTGCGGCGTGATCTTTGGCTTCCAGCTCGGCACCTTCTTCTCGGTGGCGATGGTCGTCTTCGCGGGCCTCGCCATTCTGTACGAGACGTCCAAGGTGATGAACACCTACCCGGAAGACCGCTACGTCTCCGCCGCGCTCGCGCTCTTTGCGTCGGTCGCGCTCCTCTTCTGGTACGTGCTGCGCATCTTCATCTCGCGGCGGTAGGCGCTCTTCCGGTTTGAGAAGCGGGGCCCCGGGGTTGCCCGGGGCCCCGCTTCTTCTTAAAAGGAGAACAGATGGGCTCACACAGAGCCACACAGGAAACTGAAAGAACAAACAAGGGAGTTCTCTGTGCCCTTGTCGTTCTCTCCGCGTCTCTGTGTGATGCTTGTTTGTCTTTTTCGTTCTGAGAGGATCATGCAGGATCTGACGCGTACACTCGCGGTAAGCCGCCTGGGCACTGTCTCGTACGCGGACGCGCTTGCGCTGCAGGCCGGGTTGGTGGCGCAGCGGCGCGCGGGCGAGATCCCCGACACGCTCCTGCTGCTGGAGCACCCGCACGTCATCACGCTCGGCAGCGGTTCGCACGACGAGCACGTGCTGGTCTCGCCGCAGGAGCGGGCGGAGCGGGGGATAGAGCTGTTCGAGACGGGGCGAGGCGGGGACGTGACCTACCACGGCCCCGGCCAGCTCGTCGGCTACCCGATCCTGGACCTGAAGCCGGACCGCTGCGACCTGCACCGCTACCTCCGTGACCTGGAGGAGGCGCTGATCGGCGTCCTCGCCGAGTTCGGGCTGGAGGGCGGGCGCAAGGACGGGTTGACGGGCGTGTGGGTGGAGGACCGCAAGCTGGCCGCGATCGGCGTGCGCGTCTCCTCCGGCTGGATCACGAGCCATGGCTTCGCGCTGAACGTCAGCACGGACCTCTCCTTCTTCGGCACCATCGTCCCGTGCGGCATCCGCGCCCACGGCGTCGGCTCCATCTCAGGCGAACTCGGCCGCCCCGTCCCCATGCCCGACGTTGAGGCCGCTGCCGTGCGCAGCTTCGAGCGCATCTTCGGAGCGGTAGCGCACCCCGGCTGACGCCCTAAGTCCATATGGGGACGGCCGCTGGCGCATTGTGCGCGCACTTGGGGCCGTAGCGCTTGACGGGGTGTTCTGTTGTGGTTAGGGTGGATCATACCCGCCCCCACCGAGGAGGAGCAATGGCGGATCTCACGATCAACGACATACCCGAAGGGCTCGCGCCAGACGAACACCGCAAACCCGAGGGCGAGGCTTTTCCTCCGCTTTCGGAAGGGCTGCGAAATACGCCGTCGCCGACGGGCGGGACTAAGCTCGAGCGTGCCCGCGCGTTCGTTGCACGGCAGCACGGCAAGCCCCTGACGCCGGAATTGATAGAAGAAGCGATCAACACGGGGCGTCCGTGATCGTCGCCGATACCAACCTGATCGCGTATTTGCTGATCGCGGGGCCGTTCACCATGGATGCGCAGCGGGTGCTGGAGATCGATGAGGAGTGGCTCGCTCCACCCCTCTGGCAGAGCGAGTTCCTGAACGTGCTCTGGCTCTCGGTCCGGACGCGAGTTCTCTCCCATGCTCTCGCGGACGAGGCCTATTCCGAGGCCGAAGTTCTGGTGCGCACCGCGGAGCGCCCCATCCCGCAGCGGGCGCTCGCACTCGCGGTCGCATCCGGGTGCTCGCCGTACGATTGCGAGTTCGTCGTGCTCGCGCAGGCCACGGGCGCGCCGCTCGTCACGAATGACCAGAAGGTGCTGGCGGCGTTTCCGGGTGTGGCGGTGTCGCTGCGCGGGTTCGGCGGATAGGGCGCGGTAAGGACGTGAAGCGCATGGCACTCAACCCGCAGCCCTCCGCCCCGCGACCGACTTCCACTCCGTCCAGAGGCGGCACGGAGCAGACGGGACCCGCGCAGCGGGCGGGGCAGGATACGTCGACGACGCCTGGACGCCGCGCCGCGAATGCCAAGAGCGATCCCGTCAACTCGATCATCGACCCGCTGGTTCCGTCTTGGGAGCCGGCGCGCGGAATGGGACGAACGGCGGTTTACCTCGCCGAGATCCTGCTGTGCCTCGTTCTCGCTGTCCTGATAGGCAACATCCTGCACCGGGTAGCGTACTTCCTGTTCGCTTTCTTCTGGCGCGGCAAGTGGAGGGAGGAGCCTCGCGACCTCAAGATCTCGCTGGGCAAGGAGGGAGTGATCGTTGAGACGCTACAGAAAGCACGGATGGCGCAGACCCCGGTCCAGAGTAAGCTGATCAGCGACCTGGCGGTGCGCGTTGACAATCTGGAGGGCGGTCATAATACTTTGGTACAGACTGTGAATGGCCTCATCAAGGTAGAGAGGGAGCAGGTACTTGGGGTCGCCACGGAACCGAATGCGGAAAATGCGGCCGACGAGGACGAGTACGATGACCACTGAAGCCAGGAATGCCCGGCTGCGGGAGCTGCGGAGGCTTCAGGCACTCGCCGATTCCTCGATGATCGGGGATGAGCAGCGCGCAACGCACCGTGCCCGTTTTTCCGAGTTCCAGCAGCAGATGAAGGCGATCGACGAAGCCGCCGCCGCGACGCTCCGGAGACACGGGATCGTCGTGCTCGGCGCCTGATCTTCCGCAGCAACCAAACACGCGCGATCTGAGGCCCAGCTCCCTTTTGAGGAGGCGGGGCCTTTCTGTTCCGGTGAGCCCGGGTCAGCCCCGCGGCAGGGCGCGCGCGGGCTTGAAGCCGGCTTCGTCGGGGGGGATGGCGAAGAAGTCGAGGAACTTGTCGCGCTCCTGCTGCTTCGCGATCCAGTCGTCGAAGCCGGATTCCACCAGGCCACCGCTGTTGAGCTGCTTGGTGGCGGCGCGGATGGCGAGGTCGTTGGCGTACTCGTTCTGCGGATGGCCCGCGTGGCCCTTCACCCAGCGCCACATGATCTTGTGGCGCACCGCCGTGCGCAGCAGCTCCTTCCACTGCTCCAGGTTCTCGATCTCCCCCGTCTTGCGAGTCCAGCCGCGGGCGGCCCACCCGTGCACCCACTGCGTCATTCCGTCCACCAGGTAGCGGCTGTCGGTGGTGAACACCACGCGCGACGCGGCCTTGAGCGCCGCCAGCGGGAGGATGGCGCTGCGGATGGCCATGCGGTTGTTGGTGGTGTCCGGCTCCGAAAGCCAGAAGTCGCGCCGCACCCAGCCGCGCTCGGGGTGGAAGAACTCCACC
The Longimicrobium sp. genome window above contains:
- a CDS encoding ribonuclease H — protein: MSVPSPSQTQPLIHIYADESCLGNQFKDRARPGGAAGLVEFFHPERGWVRRDFWLSEPDTTNNRMAIRSAILPLAALKAASRVVFTTDSRYLVDGMTQWVHGWAARGWTRKTGEIENLEQWKELLRTAVRHKIMWRWVKGHAGHPQNEYANDLAIRAATKQLNSGGLVESGFDDWIAKQQERDKFLDFFAIPPDEAGFKPARALPRG